Proteins from a single region of Primulina tabacum isolate GXHZ01 chromosome 5, ASM2559414v2, whole genome shotgun sequence:
- the LOC142544835 gene encoding uncharacterized protein LOC142544835 yields the protein MKTSISKTLPFLMLVMLITCQVQESKAHPCGGTFFSALIQLIPCRGAVNPFSPIPPNESCCAAVKALGQPCLCILVNGPPISGVDRELAKQLPEKCIANFEPCEIAK from the exons ATGAAGACTTCTATCTCCAAAACTCTCCCTTTTTTGATGCTTGTAATGCTGATAACATGTCAAGTTCAAGAGAGCAAGGCGCATCCTTGTGGTGGCACGTTCTTTTCGGCTCTCATTCAGCTCATTCCTTGCAGGGGAGCAGTGAATCCATTCAGCCCCATTCCACCAAATGAGTCTTGCTGTGCTGCAGTCAAGGCACTTGGTCAGCCTTGCTTGTGCATACTTGTGAATGGTCCCCCGATCTCAGGAGTCGACCGTGAACTCGCCAAGCAGCTGCCTGAGAAGTGCATTGCAAACTTTGAACCAT GCGAAATCgcaaaatga
- the LOC142544834 gene encoding histone H3.2, translating into MARTKQTARKSTGGKAPRKQLATKAARKSAPATGGVKKPHRFRPGTVALREIRKYQKSTELLIRKLPFQRLVREIAQDFKTDLRFQSSAVAALQEAAEAYLVGLFEDTNLCAIHAKRVTIMPKDIQLARRIRGERA; encoded by the coding sequence ATGGCTCGTACCAAGCAGACCGCTCGCAAGTCCACAGGAGGCAAGGCTCCGAGGAAGCAGCTTGCCACCAAGGCCGCCAGGAAGTCTGCTCCAGCCACCGGCGGAGTGAAGAAGCCCCACCGTTTTCGTCCCGGAACTGTGGCTCTGCGTGAGATACGTAAGTACCAGAAATCCACCGAGCTTCTGATTCGTAAGCTTCCCTTCCAGAGGCTTGTACGAGAAATTGCGCAGGATTTCAAGACGGATCTGAGGTTCCAGAGCTCCGCCGTGGCCGCGCTTCAGGAGGCCGCGGAGGCATATCTGGTGGGCCTGTTTGAGGATACTAACCTCTGCGCCATCCATGCTAAGAGGGTTACTATAATGCCTAAGGATATCCAGCTCGCTAGAAGAATCAGGGGTGAACGAGCTTAG
- the LOC142546884 gene encoding uncharacterized protein LOC142546884, whose product MKLPGEFLVSTLAVLMAVSAVVNACSPSDRAALLQFKSQLTEPYIGVFNTWSGADCCTEWYGVSCDQDTKMVADIILRGESEDQVIQKSGRSGYMTGSISSSLCQLDSLTTLVLADWKEISGEIPTCLASLPHLRILDLIGNKISGHIPADIGRLNRLRVLNLADNQISGSIPASIVNLNSLMHLDLSNNQISGVIPQDIGKLAMMSRALLSRNKLTGLVPSSFANIHRLADLDLSSNGLTGSIPDQLGSMRVLSTLNLDNNRLSGQIPTSLLSSSGLNILYLSRNSLEGNLPDVFGPKTYFTALDLSFNNLRGSIPRSLSSARYIGHLDLSHNHLCGPIPTGSPFDRLEASSFANNDCLCGSPLRTC is encoded by the coding sequence ATGAAGCTGCCCGGAGAGTTCTTGGTCAGCACATTGGCGGTCCTGATGGCCGTCAGTGCCGTCGTGAACGCCTGCTCGCCTTCGGATCGGGCAGCATTGCTTCAATTCAAGTCGCAACTCACCGAGCCTTACATCGGCGTTTTCAACACATGGTCCGGCGCTGACTGCTGCACCGAATGGTACGGCGTCAGCTGCGACCAGGACACCAAAATGGTTGCGGACATTATCCTTCGTGGAGAGTCTGAGGACCAGGTTATCCAGAAGAGCGGTCGCTCTGGATACATGACGGGTTCAATCTCCTCCTCCCTCTGCCAGCTCGATAGCCTCACCACCTTAGTCCTCGCTGACTGGAAGGAAATCTCCGGCGAGATTCCAACCTGCCTCGCTTCTCTTCCGCACCTCCGGATCCTCGACCTTATCGGGAACAAAATATCCGGCCATATTCCGGCGGATATTGGCCGGCTAAACCGACTTAGAGTGTTGAATTTGGCTGACAACCAAATCTCCGGTTCGATCCCGGCTTCCATCGTGAACCTCAACAGCTTGATGCATCTTGACCTCAGCAACAACCAAATCTCCGGCGTGATCCCACAAGATATTGGAAAATTGGCCATGATGAGCCGGGCTTTACTCAGCCGGAACAAGCTTACCGGTTTAGTCCCCAGTTCTTTTGCCAATATTCACCGGCTGGCAGATTTGGATTTGTCATCAAATGGGCTAACCGGTTCAATCCCGGATCAACTCGGTTCAATGAGGGTTCTATCAACCTTAAATCTAGACAACAATCGACTCTCCGGCCAAATACCAACGAGCCTACTTAGCAGCTCAGGCCTAAATATTTTGTATCTGAGTCGGAATTCGTTAGAAGGGAACTTGCCCGATGTCTTCGGCCCGAAAACTTACTTCACGGCCCTGGATTTATCATTCAACAATTTGAGAGGCTCAATTCCACGATCACTATCTTCGGCTAGGTACATAGGTCACTTGGATTTGAGCCATAACCACCTCTGCGGTCCGATTCCGACAGGGTCGCCGTTCGATCGTCTTGAGGCCTCCTCCTTCGCCAACAACGATTGTTTATGCGGTTCTCCCTTGCGCACTTGTTAA